The Flavivirga eckloniae genomic interval TCATTGATACTTTTTGAGCACCATAGCCAGCTTCACGTGTTTTCGCTTCTTCTAACCATTGTGGTACTAAGTTTTGTTTAAATGCTTCTTTATCTGCTTTCATTTTTTCAACATCTAAACCAATATATTCTTGAGCTTTTTCTTTAGTTGAAATATCCGGCATCTCTACTGGTTTGTTATGTCCAAGTTCAGATAATAAACGTGCAAGTTTTAAACGTCCTTCTTGAATAACCGTAAATGCACTACCCATTACTCGAGCTGTTTCTACTGGAGAGTGGAACGATGCTCCGTGTGCTGCCGCAGAATAATCCCAACGCCACTGCGCATGACGAATATCCATTAAGATATCTTTCATTTGCTCTTCTGTTGCTCCTAAGTCCCAAGCTTTTTTAGCTTCTATATGAGCCTTAACAATGAAATCTTCTAATTTTAATCTGTTTTCTGCTGCTTTACGCTGACGCTCGTAAACGTTTTCTTTTAACTTATCTGCATCTTCTCTATGACAAACCTGACATGCATTAGCCACATTGTTTAGAGGTGATTGGATATGGTGATCTGTGAATTTTTGTCCACCCTCACTCTTATAAGGCATATGGCAATCTGCACAAGATACTCCTCTATCGGCATGCACACCTGTTAAATAAGTCTCGTAACCTGGGTGCTGCGCTTTAAGCATTGGTGCACGGCTTAACTTGTGTGTCCAATCTTTAAACCCTATATCGTCATAATATTTTTCCATGGCTTCAACAGACATACCATTCTTCCAAGGGAATTTTAAATAAGGAATACCTTCTTTTCCTGGTAATTTCTTATCGAAATAGTACTCAACATGACATTGTGCACATACCAAAGAACGCATTTCCTGATGGGTGGCCTGATTGATATCTTTACCCATTTCTTCAAACGCTTCTACTAACGCTGGTCTAGAAATGGTTAACTTCATAGTTTTAGAATCATGACAATCGGCACAACCAATAGGGTTAACGACCTCAGCTCCTTTATCGGCCCATTTTCCTGAGTAAAATTCATCGATACCATTTTCGTTCATTAAACGCGGTACATCCGGACTTTTACAAGTCCAACAAGTAGCTGGCATAGGACCATCTCCTTTTCCTTTAGGACCTCCTGTTCTTAAAGAATTTCTTAAATCCTCAATAGCATATTGGTGTCCTCTACCCTGGTTATAGTCTTTTGCAAATCCATATCCAGCCCAAAGTACGACTAAACGTGAATCTTCATGCAATACATCTCTCATAGCAGAGCCTCCTTGTTGCGAAGCGAAATCTGTTTCTGCTGTTTGCAAAAACGATTGGTATTCGGCTGGGTAATTTTTACCCCACTCTTCGTTTCTAGGTTCGTTTTCGCTAATTTCAACTTGCGGTACGTATTTGTATTTGGCTTCGTTTTTTCTGTTAACAATACTAGATGCTAACAACCCTAGTAGAAATACGACTACTGCGGTAACGATAAATAATACTTTGTTTTTCATTTTTGTTGTAAATTTATTTGTCTGCTATTTGTTTTTCTAACCAATCTGGTATAACGGTTTCGTCTGTGTCTGTTGGAATTGGTGCTATATTATTTCTAATTGTTGATATTCCGTGTACTGTACCATGCGGTACTTCTTGATGACAGCTCCAGCATTTTCTCTCTGTCCTGTTTTTTGCATGATCATCAATCCAACCGTCGTACTTTGTTTGTGTTACTTGTTGTACATGGCAACGAATACAATTATTTTGCACAACTTCCTCAGACTCCTCCCTCATAAACATCACTTCCGGTTCTGCTCTTAAAGTAAATACGGAAGCATGAAACAAACCATCTTTTGCCTTAAAATAGTACTTGTTAAATACATTGTTATGTGGTACATGACAATCGTTACAATTTGCCCATTCTCTATGCGAACTGTGCATCCAACTATTATAAACGGGTGTCATAACATGGCAGTTTACACAAGCTAGGGGATTGTCTGACATATAAGAAACCACCTCGGCTTCTTTTGCCATAAAAAAGCCTAACCCGGTAATTACTGCTATTAAAAAAACCGCAACTGTTCTCCATCGCGATTTTTTATCTGGTAATATGTTTTTTTTGAGGTTCACTCTATGTATATATTTTTAAGTAAATGATTTTGCTCTATAACTATAAAGTTGGTTTAACTAATAAATCAGCTTCCGGAATAATGAAATTTAAATTTTCAACCGGAAAAAATCGATGACTATCTTCAAACAAAACTTTAAATTGTGTCATTTTTTTGACATGATGAAGGTGGTTTAAGTAATTTTTTATAAGCATAAAATACACATTTAAACTTAGGTGTAAATCTCTTGTTTTTTTAAAATAAATAAGCTGACATATATCATATTCAGTGATATTTTTTAACGCTTTACCCTGCCCTATTTTCTAAAAATACGAAACATTTTTCACATTTATTTTTTATATCTCAATTTTCCTAATTCTATACCTATAGCTGTTTTAGCTAGTATTGTAAATACAAAGGCTCCAAGTGCCCAAATTCCTAACGTAACCCCTATTTCAATACCAGTGGGTGTATACTCTGCTATTTTCCCATAAGGCCCAGGTATAAAGCCCGGTACAATAAGTCCGAATCCTTTTTCGATCCAAATGGCAATAAATAATATAAAACAGCAGAAAAATAATACTTTAAAGTTGTTTCTAAGTTTATGGAATGTTAACAAAACGGTTGCCAGTACATTTAAAGGAATGGCTGTCCAGATCCATGGTAGTAATGCATCTTTACCATCTAATCCAAAGAATAGATAGTAGGCACTTTCACTATGATGTGTTGGTGCATAAAACTCTTTGAATAGTTCTGAAATTAGCATAATTAAATTTATTTGAGCGGCTACGGTAACTACCATCGCTATCTTTTTGATGGTCTTGTCTTTAACTTTAAATTCCGTAAAGTTTCTAATAATGGCTAAAACCAGTATAATTAGTGCCGGACCTGCTGCAAATGCCGAAGCTAAAAATCGAGGTCCAAGCAAAGCATTATTCCAGAACGGACGCGCCTGTAACCCTTGATATAAGAAAGCAGTTACCAAGTGAATAGCTACAGCCCAAAAAACAGATAAAATTGCTCCTGGGATATAAACATTCGGTTTTGATTCTTTACCTTGATAATGTCTGAATAAAATATAAAACGGAATGGTTATGTTTAAAAACAGATAGCCGTTAAGTACCAACACATCCCAAGTTAACATAGAGTTTGGAAAATTAAAGACTCCAATACCCGGAATCATATGCCATAATACCGAAGGTCCTCCCATATCTGCAATTACAAAGGCCAAACACATAATAAGTGCGGCTACAGCTAATCCCTCGCCAATAAGCACGGCTTGTTTAAAGTCTATATCTTTTAAAACATAGGTTGGCATGACGAGCATTACTGCTGCAGCGGCTACACCTACTAAAAAAGTGAAATTAGAAATGTACAATCCCCAACTCACTCGATCTGTCATACCGGTAACACTAAGTCCATGCTCTAACTGAATGGAATAGCAATACATTCCGGCCAACATAACAAAAGTTAAAAATGCCATCCATAAATGGTATTTTTTAGAACCATGTGTAATAGTATCTAAACTGTCTTTAATTAAACTTCCAAAAACTTTTAATCGTTTCATCTGTTTTTATTTATTTTTTTAATTAGGCTAGACCTATCTGTCTAACTTAAATGATGTTAGTCCATGAAATACCAGAACTTAGGTTCTGTACCTAAATCCTCTTTTAATCTAAATACTTTCTTGTTCTCTAAAACCCATCTAATGGTACTATTTGGGTCTAACAGGTTACCAAAAATACGGGCACCAGTAGGGCAAGCTTCAACACAAGCCGGATTTTTACCAGCTCTAGATCGTTGTACACAGAAAGTGCATTTTTCCATGACTCCTTTCTTACGCATACGGTTTCCTAAGTAATGTTGATTTTTATTAATCTCTGCTTCTGGCACTTCTGGTTTGCTCCAGTTAAAACGCCTGCCATCATAAGGACATGCAGCCATGCAATATCTACAACCTACGCACCAATCGTAGTCTACTACTACCAAACCATCAT includes:
- the nrfA gene encoding ammonia-forming cytochrome c nitrite reductase → MKNKVLFIVTAVVVFLLGLLASSIVNRKNEAKYKYVPQVEISENEPRNEEWGKNYPAEYQSFLQTAETDFASQQGGSAMRDVLHEDSRLVVLWAGYGFAKDYNQGRGHQYAIEDLRNSLRTGGPKGKGDGPMPATCWTCKSPDVPRLMNENGIDEFYSGKWADKGAEVVNPIGCADCHDSKTMKLTISRPALVEAFEEMGKDINQATHQEMRSLVCAQCHVEYYFDKKLPGKEGIPYLKFPWKNGMSVEAMEKYYDDIGFKDWTHKLSRAPMLKAQHPGYETYLTGVHADRGVSCADCHMPYKSEGGQKFTDHHIQSPLNNVANACQVCHREDADKLKENVYERQRKAAENRLKLEDFIVKAHIEAKKAWDLGATEEQMKDILMDIRHAQWRWDYSAAAHGASFHSPVETARVMGSAFTVIQEGRLKLARLLSELGHNKPVEMPDISTKEKAQEYIGLDVEKMKADKEAFKQNLVPQWLEEAKTREAGYGAQKVSMNK
- the nrfH gene encoding cytochrome c nitrite reductase small subunit; its protein translation is MNLKKNILPDKKSRWRTVAVFLIAVITGLGFFMAKEAEVVSYMSDNPLACVNCHVMTPVYNSWMHSSHREWANCNDCHVPHNNVFNKYYFKAKDGLFHASVFTLRAEPEVMFMREESEEVVQNNCIRCHVQQVTQTKYDGWIDDHAKNRTERKCWSCHQEVPHGTVHGISTIRNNIAPIPTDTDETVIPDWLEKQIADK
- the dsrP gene encoding sulfate reduction electron transfer complex DsrMKJOP subunit DsrP, which encodes MKRLKVFGSLIKDSLDTITHGSKKYHLWMAFLTFVMLAGMYCYSIQLEHGLSVTGMTDRVSWGLYISNFTFLVGVAAAAVMLVMPTYVLKDIDFKQAVLIGEGLAVAALIMCLAFVIADMGGPSVLWHMIPGIGVFNFPNSMLTWDVLVLNGYLFLNITIPFYILFRHYQGKESKPNVYIPGAILSVFWAVAIHLVTAFLYQGLQARPFWNNALLGPRFLASAFAAGPALIILVLAIIRNFTEFKVKDKTIKKIAMVVTVAAQINLIMLISELFKEFYAPTHHSESAYYLFFGLDGKDALLPWIWTAIPLNVLATVLLTFHKLRNNFKVLFFCCFILFIAIWIEKGFGLIVPGFIPGPYGKIAEYTPTGIEIGVTLGIWALGAFVFTILAKTAIGIELGKLRYKK